Part of the Stackebrandtia endophytica genome is shown below.
CCGCGCCGGGTTGGAAGGGGGAGGACGCCTCGGCGAACGTATTGTGGTCGCCCAGTGCGTAGAACTCCCGCTTGACGGTGGCCAGCGAGCCGGCGTCGGCGGTGTAGGCGAGGTCGGTCGGTATGGCACCGTCCTCAAGGTAGACCAGGTCGTACCGGTAGGGACTTTGTTGTGTCCCCGATGCGGTGACGGTGACCTTCTTCTTTCCCGACAGGCGATCCAGTAGTGCTGAACCTTCCTCATGGGACAGTCGAACCGTCGGGACGTCCAGCTTTCCCTGTGCCGCGCCGAGCTGGTTGCTGGGGCCCGGCTGGTCGTTGTAGATCGCGACCATGGCGGCGCCGGCGGCGGCCGCCGCGTTGGACTGGTCGAGCACGGTGGTGGCGTCGCTGCGGCGAACCAGTGCCAGCGCGCCGTTGAGTTTGATCCCGGCCAGATCGGCCTCCGAGGCGTCACCGGCGTCGACGACCTGCAGTTTGCTGCTGCCCTCGACGGTCGGGAACTGCCAGGAGTTGTCGCTGAACCAGTCGGCGCGGTAGTACTCCGGCCGCAGTTCGAGGTCGTCACCGGTGTCGAAGGCGATGGCGGGTGCCTCGACGATCCATCGGGTACTGGCGCTGAACTCGCCGATGGTCACCTCTTCGGTGGGGGTCATGAAGAACCGCTGTTCGAGCTGCCCTCCGGGCATGCCCAGGAAGTGGTCCATGACCTTTTCGCCGTTGCCGGAGGTGCGTGACCAGGTCATCTGTAGAGCGCCCGAGTCGTTGACCTTGCCGTCGGGGTGCAGTGGGGTGTCCACGGTGACTTCGACGGCGTCTCGGGCGTCCATCACGATCGTCATGTCCTCGTCCACGGTGAACTCGGGGTAGGCGACCAGCGAGGTGTTGAGCACGCCTTCCCTCGGATCCTCGCCATCGGGTACCCAGGGCGCGTAGGTGTTGACGAATCCGGCCAGTGAGTAGGTTCCCTGCGGGACGCGGAGGCAGTAGTACTCCGCCTCGCAGTAGTCCCTGAGGTAACCACCGGTGTCTACATTGTAGAGATACGGGATGTGGGGACGGACGTCACGACCGTCCCGGGCGACGGCCGCGATCTGTACCTCGTGGTAGATCGGGCCCAGTTCGAACCCGACCGGTGTGGTGACCAGCCGACGCCCGTCGGCGGTGGTCGCGGTCAACTCGCCCAGGTATTGGCCCCGGTCGGTCAGCTGCGTCGGGTCCAGTCGGACCTCGGCTTCGCCGGACTCCCCGGGTTCGACGGTCAACTCGCTCGGTGTGACCGTGAGCGAGTCGGCGGCGCCACCGCCGTCGACGGCCGCGGTGATCGTCAGATCGACGGTTATCGCCGCATCGGTCTCGTTGCGGTAGGTGACGGTCGACTCGACCGGGTCGTGTTGTGTCGGCGGGTCCTCGAACAGTCCGAAGTCGATCGAGCCGAGTGACGGCTGGAGCGGCTGCTCAAGCGCCGCGGCGACGTCTACCCGCCCGGTGCCCTGACCGAACAGGTCGTCGGCCGGGGCGGCCGATGCCATCACCAGCGCCTTCAGCTCACCGGCGGTCAGGTCCGGGTACTGCTGCGCCAGCAGGGCCACCGCGCCAACCACATGTGGGGTGGCCATCGAGGTGCCCGACATCGCGGCGTAGTCGCCGTCGCCGCCGGTGCCCTCGGCACGGGGCGCGGTGATCTCCACGCCGGGTGCGGAGATGTCGGGTTTCATTCCGAAATCGAGGAACGTCGGGCCCTGGCTGGAGAAGTCGGCCAACCGGTCGTCGCGGTCGACGGCGCCGACGGTCAGCGCCGACTTCGCGTCGGCGGGCGCGCCGATGCAACCGGTGCAGCCGTCGTTGCCGGCGGCGACGACGAACAGGGCGCCACTGGCGGCGCTGAGACTGTCGACGGCGGCGGTGACCAGGGGGGCCTCCGGCGCGCCGGCTCGCATGCCGATGCTGAGGTTGACGACGTCGACGTCTTGGGCCACCGCCCACTCCATGCCCTCGATCAGCCAGGACAGGTAGCCGCCGGCGTTGCCGTCGAGCACCTTGGCGTTGACGAGTTCAACTCCTGGCGCCACTCCCTGGAACTGACCGTCGGAGGCCGAACCGTCGCCGCCGATCGTGCCGGCGATGTGGGTGCCGTGTCCGTTGAGGTCGCCCTCGGTGTCCTCGTAGGTGAAGTTCCGGTGGCTGACGACGCTGCCGCTCAGGTCGGGGTGCGTCTCGTCGATGCCGGTGTCCAACACCGCGACGCGGATTCCCGAGCCGTCCAGTCCCAGGTCCCACGCGGCGGGCGCGCCGATCTGCCCGGTGCTGTACTCCAGTTGGGCTTCGATGCGGCGATCGAGCCAGACCCGGTCCACTCCCGAGGATGACAGTGTCGTCGGGCCGGTGGAGACGCCGGCGGTCTTGTCCACCGCGATGGCCGTGGCATTCACACTGGACAGTTCACGTTGCTCGCCGGCGAACGGGGCGTTCCTGGTCGACACCTCGTCGCCGTACTCGACGATCACCGGCAGTACGTTACTGGTGAGGTCGTCCAATCCCTGATCCAGCAGGGTCGTGATGTTGAACAGTTCGGGGTCGAACCGCTGTCCGATCAGCGGGGCGACATCGGAGGGGTGCACATGGATCTCGCCGTCGAACGTGGTGACCCGAAACTGCGGGGTCGACCCGTCGGCTCGCGGCGCCGGTGTCACCGTCACCGTGGGCGGACCATCCAGATTGGTCGTCACATGTGCCACGTCACCGGTGATGAGGGTGACGTCGGTGGGGGCATCGGCGCCGAATGCCGGCGAGTTCGGGTCGTCGGTGGGGTCGGCGAGGGCTTGGCCGGAGGTCGCCACGACCAGACTCGCGGTCATCACCACCGACGCGCTTATTGCCAAAGTAGAACGAACTACCCAGCGAGGTCGTCGTTTCACACGGGCTCCTTCGAGGTTGAACAGTCGCCGAGAGGAAGTTCCGGATCGAGTCCACTGGGGAGATGGGCTCGTCGCCGGCCGGACGCTCATTACTCGGTGGTAAGGGGTGAAAGGGGGCCGCGGTCCATTCTTTGTCGGGGTTCACCTGAAGATCTACTCAGTGGCCTGGCGAGGCATTGCCATGGCAGAATTTCGCCATGTTGCAGGCCCTCGGCGTGACGGAATCCGATGAGGAGCTGTACCGCGCGTTGCTGAGAGCACCCGGTGCCACCGGGGAGGAACTGTCGGCGACCGTCAGACGCCCGGTGGCCGAGATCCGGCGCGGACTGCGACGGCTCGAAGACCTCGGCCTGGTTTCCCGGTTGGCCGGATCACCCATCCGGTTCTCCCCGACCCGACCCGACGTCGCCGTGGAGGTCCTCGTCGCGATGCGCCAGCGTGAACTCGTGCAGGCTCAGGCGGCGGCCCGCACACTGATGCTCGACATGGCGCCGGAGAACCGCAGCGGACCGGAGGAGCTCGTCGAACTCGTTCACGGTCGACAGGCCGTCGGGCACCGGTATCGCCAGATGGGCAACACGGTCACCGAGGAACTGCTCGTCCTCGACCGTCCCCCTTACACCGAGCCGCCGGACGGCCCCAACGAACCCGAGTTGGCGATGCTGGCACGCGGGGTCAAATGCCGGGGCATCTACGCGCCGGAGGGACTCGAACTGCCCGGCCGGATGGACGAATTGGCCGGGTTGGCCGCCGCCGGGGAGGAGGCGCGGGTGTCCCCTCTGGTGCCGATGAAACTGGCGATCGCCGACCGGTCCACCGCATTGTTGCCCCTGACGATGGAGCAGGTGACCGACCAGGCCCTGGTCGTGCGTGGGCCGACGTTGATAGATGCGCTCGTGGCGCTGTTCGAGATGCTGTGGCAGTTGGCCATCCCGTTGGCCGACGTCGATCCGACGCAGCCCGAGCAGGCGGTTCTGGCGAAGTCGGTCCTGTCCGATACCCAGCAGCGGTTGCTGTCGTTGCTGGCCGCCGGGTTGAGCGATCGAGCCATCGCACGGGAGTTGTCGGTCAGCCCGCGAACGTTGAGTCGCCAGCTGGCGTTGCTCACCGAGAACCTGGGGGTGCAGAGTCGCTTTCAAGCGGGGGTGCAGGCCGTGAAACGCGGGCTGCTCTGAGAGGTCGTCGATGGGGATTCGGTTCGGGCCGCCGAAGAAGGCCGCCCCACCCGGCAGTGGCACCGTGGTCACCCGCGCCGGCGCATCCGGCGACCGATTCGGTCCATCGAGAGCATGTCCGGGTGACCAGACATGCTCCTTGCCTCCGGCAGAGGTCGCACCATGTGAGGTCGTATCCGGATCAACCGGACACGACCCGCGGTTCGATCAGTGCTCGTCGCCCTCGGCCGCCAACCGGTCGGCTTCCCGCTTGATGGAGCGGTGAATCTCCTCCTCGGCGGCGGTCCGGCCGACCCAGGTGGCGCCCTCGACGCTCTTGCCCGGTTCCAAGTCCTTGTACACCGTGAAGAAGTGCTCGATCTCCATGCGGTCGAACTCCGGAACGTGGTGAATGTCGCGCAGATGCTCCTGGCGAGGATCATCGGCGGGCACGCACAGGACCTTGTCGTCGCCGCCCTTTTCATCCCGCATCCGGAACATGCCGATGGCACGCGCCCGGATCAGACACCCCGGGAAGGTCGGCTCCGGCACCAACACCAGGGCGTCGAGCGGATCACCGTCCTCGCCCAGCGTGTTCTCGATGAAGCCGTAGTCGGCGGGATACTGGGTCGCCGTGAACAGGGTCCGGTCCAAGCGGATGCGGCCCGTGGCGTGATCCACTTCGTATTTGTTGCGGTTGCCCTTGGGTATTTCGATGGTGACGTCGAACTCCACGCCCGTCTCCCCTTGACTGTGGGTTGGATACGGTGATTCTCGAAGTAGTCTCACTTAGTGGCCACAAGCGTAGATAACAGCCCTGCGAATCAGAGCGATGCACCACACACCGAGGCGTCCCGTTCGAAGCGCCGCCGGTGGCCGGCCGTCCTCGTCGGGCTGTTCGTGATCCTGTCGATCGCCGTGGCAGTCACTCCCCTCGTCGTCGATGTGACCCCGCCGCCTCAGAACGGCCCGATGCTGTGGCCCTACCTGACCCAGGACACCGAGTTCGAAGGCCTGGCGGGCCCGTCGGCAGATGCGCCGGTCCCCTCGGCCGAAGGCATCGCCGCCATCTTGGAACCGCACTTCTCGGGCATGTCGGGAGACGTCGCGGTGTCGGTTCGCGACGGGCTCACGGGGGAGGAACTGTATAACCGGTCGGCCCAGGAGCCGTTGATTCCGGCTTCCTCCACCAAGGCGGTCACCGCAGCCGCGGCCCTGGCCGTGTGGGGCAGTGGCTACCGGATCCCGACCCGGGTGGTCGCGGGTACCGAAGCCGGTCAGGTGGTGTTGATCGCCGGAGGCGACGTCACGCTCACGCGCGAGGGCGCCGGATACTACGAGGACGCCGGGACGCTCGCGGACCTGGCCGAACAGGTGGTCGATCAGCTGGGGTCGGCGCCGACGACGCTGATCGTCGACACGTCGATCTTCCCCGATGACCCGGTGGCGCCCGGCGTCGACCGGGTGGACATCGCCGATGGGTACACCGCCGAACTCACGCCGTTCATGGTCGACGGTGGCCGTACCGAACCGACCGCGCCGAACTATGGGCAACGCTCGCAGGATCCGACCAAGGCCGCCGCCGATCACCTGGCGGACCTGTTGGGCGGCGCGACCGTCGAATACGGCACCGCGGATCCGCAGGCGGCCGAACTGGGTGTGGTGTATTCGCCGACCATGCAACGCATGGTCGAGGCCGCGATGGTCACCTCCGACAACCTGTTGGCCGACGCGCTGGCCCGCCAGGCGGCGCTGGGGTGGGGCGCCGAAGCCTCGTTCGCCGGGGGTGCCGCCGCCACCCTGGAGATCCTGGAGTCGTTGGGGATCTCGACCGAGGGCGTGGCCTTGTACGACGGAAGTGGATTGTCCACCGACAACCTTCTGACCGCGAGTCTGCTGTCTCAGGTCGTCACCGTGGCGGTCTCCGACGAGGTTCGGGTCACCGGATTGGCCGCGTCGTTCGCGGTCGCCGGTTACAGCGGTTCGCTGGAGCGACGGTTCGGGGAAGAGGATCCCGCCCACGGTGAGGTCCGCGCGAAGACCGGCACCCTGTCGCAGGTCAGTTCGCTGACGGGCATGGTGCTCGACGCCGACGGACGCTGGCTCACCTTCTCGTTCATCATCAACGGGAAGAACAATCTCTACGAGGCCGAACGCGTCCTGGACAAGGCCGCGACGGCTCTGATCGACTGTGGATGTTCTTGATCTCGGATGACTGACCCGCATGACCCGATCGCGACCGCCGCTCGTCTGCTGCGGGAGCGCACCGGCTGGGTGGGGGACCGGTTGGCCACCCTGGCGTGGTGGACCGATCCGGAACTGCTCCGAATCCTCGGCCCGGCGCTGGCCGGACTGGCGGCCGAGCGGCGTCCCACTCTGGTGGCCGGGGTTCAATCCTCCGGTTATCTGTTGGCGCCGTTGGTGGCCACGCAGCTGGGCGTGGGCATGTTGGGGATCCAGAAACAGCCACAGGCCGACGGGATGATCCTGTTGGCCACGGTGGAACAGACGCGGGCGGTGGGGGACGCGACCTCACCGACGGAGCTCGTCCTGCCGGGACGGCCCACCGCCGATGACCGGGTGCTGCTGGTCGACGACGTCGTCGAGACCGGGGCCCAGGCGGCGGCGGTGCGCGACCTCGTCACGACCGCCGGAGCGACCTGGCTGGGGGTGGTGGCGATGGTCAGTTACCGACCCGAGGTTGACTTGGATGTCTTGTCGCTCACCACGATCGGCGAACTCACTCGGACTCGGGACGGCGGCTAGGCCGGGTGGATCGTCCAGGCTGGATCATCCTGGGTGGATGATTCCAGGGGGCACCTTGGGCTTTCCGACGGTCGTGCCGTTGCCTCCCGTAGGGCCATACCTTTGCTTTCCTGAAGGGCCATACCTTTGCTTTCCTGAAGGAAAGGTGCAATGCTGACCCCCTTCATTGATGCTTTTCTACATATCTGTAAGGAGCGCCAGATGCCAGATACCCGACCCGGTTGGCTGTCGCGCCGTCGAGTCCTGGGCGCCGCGGGCGCGGCGGCCGCCGGTGGAGCGACACTGTGGACGGCCGGGGTGGCCATGGCGGACACCACCACCGACCACCACGTCGACCCCGAGCCGGAGTGTTCGGTGGACCCCGCTCACCCCGCCGAGCAGTTCCGCGCCTCCTGGATCGCCGGTGTGGTCAACATCGACTGGCCGTCCACCACCGGTCTGGACGCCGAAACCCAGCAGGCGGAGTACCTGCGGTGGCTCGACGACGCTCGGGACTTCCGGCTCAACGCGGTCATCACCCAGATCCGGCCCACCGCCGACGCCTTCTGGCCCTCGCCGCACGAGCCGTGGTCGCGGTGGCTGACCGGCGAACAGGGCGGCGACCCCGGCTACGACCCGCTGGAGTTCGCGGTCAAGGCCACCCACGACGCGGGCATGGACTTCCACGCCTGGTTCAACCCCTACCGGGTGTCGATGCCCACCTCCTCGGGCGACGTCGGCGGCGACCCGTCACAGCTGCACGAGTCCCACCCGGCGCGTCAGAACCCCGACTGGGTGGTCGCCTACCCGAAGACCGGTGCGGCGACCCGGTTGTACTACAACCCGGGCATTCCCGAGGTTCGGGAACACGTCATCGAAGCGATGCTGCACGCCGTCGAGAACTACGACATCGACGCGGTTCACTTCGACGACTACTTCTACCCGTACCCGTCCGGCACCGAGGACTTCGACGACGACGAGGCCTACGCCCAGTACGGCGGGGACTTCGCGACCAAGGCCGACTGGCGGCGCGACAACACCGATCAGCTGATCCAGGAGTTCAACCGTCGGGTCAAGCAGATCAAGCCGTGGGTCCGGTTCGGAGTGAGCCCGTTCGGCGTGTGGCGCAACATCGCCGACGACCCCGAGGGCTCCGACACCCGGGCCGGAGCACCCACATACGACGTCCTCTTCGCCGACACCCGCAAGTGGATCCGCGAAGGCTGGATCGACTACATCGCGCCGCAGATCTACTGGGCGATGTCGCTGGAGGTCGCGTCGTACTCGGTGCTGGCGAAATGGTGGAGCGAGGTGTGCGAGGGCACCGACTGTCAGCTGATCCTCGGTGAGGCCACCTACAAGGTCAACGTGGACGAGGCGTCCCCGGAGTGGAAGAACGATCCGCGGGAGCTGCTCAACCACCTGACCCTGTGCCGGGAGTACCCCAACATCTCCGGCAACGCCTACTTCTCGGCGAACTCGGTGCGCGACGACCAGTTGAACGCGATGACTCTGCTGCGCGACGAGCACTACCGCACGCCCGCGCTGGTGCCGGCCTCTCCGCACCTGGGTGGCAACCAGCCCAAACCACCGAAGGTCAGCTCGCTGACGTGGAGCGACGGTCGGTACGTGCTCGAATGGCGTCCGCACAACCGACGCAAGGGCATCGACGAGGTCACCCGGTACGCGATCTACACCGTCGACGGCGATCCCGGTGACTGTGGTTTCGGCGACGGCACGCACCTCGTGGCGGTCGTTCCCCACGATTCCGATGTGCCGGTACAGCGGTTCACCTGGGAGGCGGCGGAGTCCGATGACCGGGTCTTCGCGATCAAGTCGTTGAGTCGGACCTGGCAGGCCAGCGGCGAATCGCTCGCCTGACCCCCGTTCGTCGCGCCACGGAACAGTAGGTGGCAGGACAGTTTCTGAGGGCCGGTGGTGTTCGGGTTTCGAACTCCACCGGCTTCTCCCGGCCTTCTTCGATGTGGAGGGTCGGCGGCTGCCGGTCACCCTCTGCATCACGAACGTGTCCGGGGCCCCCGGACACGTTCCCACAAGTCGATCATCGGTGGGCGGG
Proteins encoded:
- a CDS encoding helix-turn-helix domain-containing protein, producing the protein MLQALGVTESDEELYRALLRAPGATGEELSATVRRPVAEIRRGLRRLEDLGLVSRLAGSPIRFSPTRPDVAVEVLVAMRQRELVQAQAAARTLMLDMAPENRSGPEELVELVHGRQAVGHRYRQMGNTVTEELLVLDRPPYTEPPDGPNEPELAMLARGVKCRGIYAPEGLELPGRMDELAGLAAAGEEARVSPLVPMKLAIADRSTALLPLTMEQVTDQALVVRGPTLIDALVALFEMLWQLAIPLADVDPTQPEQAVLAKSVLSDTQQRLLSLLAAGLSDRAIARELSVSPRTLSRQLALLTENLGVQSRFQAGVQAVKRGLL
- the dacB gene encoding D-alanyl-D-alanine carboxypeptidase/D-alanyl-D-alanine endopeptidase, which produces MATSVDNSPANQSDAPHTEASRSKRRRWPAVLVGLFVILSIAVAVTPLVVDVTPPPQNGPMLWPYLTQDTEFEGLAGPSADAPVPSAEGIAAILEPHFSGMSGDVAVSVRDGLTGEELYNRSAQEPLIPASSTKAVTAAAALAVWGSGYRIPTRVVAGTEAGQVVLIAGGDVTLTREGAGYYEDAGTLADLAEQVVDQLGSAPTTLIVDTSIFPDDPVAPGVDRVDIADGYTAELTPFMVDGGRTEPTAPNYGQRSQDPTKAAADHLADLLGGATVEYGTADPQAAELGVVYSPTMQRMVEAAMVTSDNLLADALARQAALGWGAEASFAGGAAATLEILESLGISTEGVALYDGSGLSTDNLLTASLLSQVVTVAVSDEVRVTGLAASFAVAGYSGSLERRFGEEDPAHGEVRAKTGTLSQVSSLTGMVLDADGRWLTFSFIINGKNNLYEAERVLDKAATALIDCGCS
- a CDS encoding glycoside hydrolase family 10 protein — its product is MPDTRPGWLSRRRVLGAAGAAAAGGATLWTAGVAMADTTTDHHVDPEPECSVDPAHPAEQFRASWIAGVVNIDWPSTTGLDAETQQAEYLRWLDDARDFRLNAVITQIRPTADAFWPSPHEPWSRWLTGEQGGDPGYDPLEFAVKATHDAGMDFHAWFNPYRVSMPTSSGDVGGDPSQLHESHPARQNPDWVVAYPKTGAATRLYYNPGIPEVREHVIEAMLHAVENYDIDAVHFDDYFYPYPSGTEDFDDDEAYAQYGGDFATKADWRRDNTDQLIQEFNRRVKQIKPWVRFGVSPFGVWRNIADDPEGSDTRAGAPTYDVLFADTRKWIREGWIDYIAPQIYWAMSLEVASYSVLAKWWSEVCEGTDCQLILGEATYKVNVDEASPEWKNDPRELLNHLTLCREYPNISGNAYFSANSVRDDQLNAMTLLRDEHYRTPALVPASPHLGGNQPKPPKVSSLTWSDGRYVLEWRPHNRRKGIDEVTRYAIYTVDGDPGDCGFGDGTHLVAVVPHDSDVPVQRFTWEAAESDDRVFAIKSLSRTWQASGESLA
- a CDS encoding S8 family serine peptidase, with amino-acid sequence MKRRPRWVVRSTLAISASVVMTASLVVATSGQALADPTDDPNSPAFGADAPTDVTLITGDVAHVTTNLDGPPTVTVTPAPRADGSTPQFRVTTFDGEIHVHPSDVAPLIGQRFDPELFNITTLLDQGLDDLTSNVLPVIVEYGDEVSTRNAPFAGEQRELSSVNATAIAVDKTAGVSTGPTTLSSSGVDRVWLDRRIEAQLEYSTGQIGAPAAWDLGLDGSGIRVAVLDTGIDETHPDLSGSVVSHRNFTYEDTEGDLNGHGTHIAGTIGGDGSASDGQFQGVAPGVELVNAKVLDGNAGGYLSWLIEGMEWAVAQDVDVVNLSIGMRAGAPEAPLVTAAVDSLSAASGALFVVAAGNDGCTGCIGAPADAKSALTVGAVDRDDRLADFSSQGPTFLDFGMKPDISAPGVEITAPRAEGTGGDGDYAAMSGTSMATPHVVGAVALLAQQYPDLTAGELKALVMASAAPADDLFGQGTGRVDVAAALEQPLQPSLGSIDFGLFEDPPTQHDPVESTVTYRNETDAAITVDLTITAAVDGGGAADSLTVTPSELTVEPGESGEAEVRLDPTQLTDRGQYLGELTATTADGRRLVTTPVGFELGPIYHEVQIAAVARDGRDVRPHIPYLYNVDTGGYLRDYCEAEYYCLRVPQGTYSLAGFVNTYAPWVPDGEDPREGVLNTSLVAYPEFTVDEDMTIVMDARDAVEVTVDTPLHPDGKVNDSGALQMTWSRTSGNGEKVMDHFLGMPGGQLEQRFFMTPTEEVTIGEFSASTRWIVEAPAIAFDTGDDLELRPEYYRADWFSDNSWQFPTVEGSSKLQVVDAGDASEADLAGIKLNGALALVRRSDATTVLDQSNAAAAAGAAMVAIYNDQPGPSNQLGAAQGKLDVPTVRLSHEEGSALLDRLSGKKKVTVTASGTQQSPYRYDLVYLEDGAIPTDLAYTADAGSLATVKREFYALGDHNTFAEASSPFQPGADAVYTRKFPVTGAPRTRTDYYVGDERVTWKHDLTTPESAYNVLWPTDPGSPLVLISPWETYRAGDTTRHQWFRGPLAPGFNPERPATRDGDILTIPTTGMVDAAGNFTETPTSHFHVGIESQFVLSSGGEVIAETTNVPAGTILLPSAEATEYHLSYRVDNHSSWAELYTSTVTEWTITSAATSGPQAQPFMAVDYDFAVDQSNTLGRESKLANVFGLQIGHPGDLRIGVRQVRVDVSFDDGKRWEKAVAIPLLNGRYLVMASGSLLKFNDSGYLSVRTNATDARGNTVSQEIIRAVKLP
- a CDS encoding phosphoribosyltransferase family protein — its product is MTDPHDPIATAARLLRERTGWVGDRLATLAWWTDPELLRILGPALAGLAAERRPTLVAGVQSSGYLLAPLVATQLGVGMLGIQKQPQADGMILLATVEQTRAVGDATSPTELVLPGRPTADDRVLLVDDVVETGAQAAAVRDLVTTAGATWLGVVAMVSYRPEVDLDVLSLTTIGELTRTRDGG
- a CDS encoding inorganic diphosphatase, whose product is MEFDVTIEIPKGNRNKYEVDHATGRIRLDRTLFTATQYPADYGFIENTLGEDGDPLDALVLVPEPTFPGCLIRARAIGMFRMRDEKGGDDKVLCVPADDPRQEHLRDIHHVPEFDRMEIEHFFTVYKDLEPGKSVEGATWVGRTAAEEEIHRSIKREADRLAAEGDEH